Proteins encoded within one genomic window of Neoarius graeffei isolate fNeoGra1 chromosome 18, fNeoGra1.pri, whole genome shotgun sequence:
- the LOC132866502 gene encoding microfibril-associated glycoprotein 4-like isoform X1, translating into MNQVMLLLLMVAMSSLAHSAHILNMSQPLDCEDVYKIKINSNHSAPVPSGVYTIYPAGPNKPVKVYCDMGCAESDGHDDEKWTVIQRRIDGNESFYRPWDQYKEGFGNAAGEYWLGLENIFLMTNTDKYMLRVDMEDFEKGSAYAQYTLFYIDSESSKYRLHIGGYVNGGAGDSLSYVNGRYFSTFDKSYSGSCPETYNGGFWYNDHYYYYYYTYYTCHIANPNGLYKYGHVSTPNTGIIWQSWKNYYYSLKTITMKIRQIGPEDLERL; encoded by the exons ATG aatcAAGTCATGCTGCTGTTGCTGATGGTAGCGATGTCCTCGCTGGCCCACTCAGCTCATATCCTTAACATGTCCCAGCCGCTGGACTGTGAGGATGTGTACAAAATAAAGATCAACTCAAATCACAGTGCCCCTGTTCCCAGTGGAGTGTACACCATTTACCCTGCAGGGCCTAATAAACCCGTGAAGGTGTACTGTGATATGGGCTGTGCAGAAAGTGATGGCCATGATGATGAGAAATGGACT GTGATTCAGAGGAGAATCGATGGCAATGAGAGTTTCTACCGGCCATGGGACCAGTATAAGGAAGGATTTGGTAATGCCGCGGGTGAATACTGGCTAG GTCTGGAGAACATCTTCCTCATGACCAACACTGACAAGTACATGCTGAGAGTGGACATGGAGGATTTTGAGAAAGGCAGTGCCTACGCCCAGTACACTTTGTTCTACATCGACTCAGAGTCCAGCAAATACAGGCTGCACATCGGTGGCTACGTCAATGGAGGAGCAG GTGATTCCTTGTCCTATGTGAATGGGAGGTATTTTTCAACCTTTGACAAATCCTACTCAGGAAGCTGTCCGGAGACGTACAATGGAGGTTTCTGGTACAacgaccactactactactactactacacatATTATACGTGTCACATAGCCAACCCCAACGGCCTGTACAAGTACGGACATGTGAGCACACCAAACACGGGGATCATATGGCAGTCCTGGAAAAATTACTACTACTCTCTGAAGACCATCACAATGAAGATCAGGCAGATTGGTCCGGAAGATCTTGAACGTCTTTAA
- the LOC132866502 gene encoding microfibril-associated glycoprotein 4-like isoform X2 → MLLLLMVAMSSLAHSAHILNMSQPLDCEDVYKIKINSNHSAPVPSGVYTIYPAGPNKPVKVYCDMGCAESDGHDDEKWTVIQRRIDGNESFYRPWDQYKEGFGNAAGEYWLGLENIFLMTNTDKYMLRVDMEDFEKGSAYAQYTLFYIDSESSKYRLHIGGYVNGGAGDSLSYVNGRYFSTFDKSYSGSCPETYNGGFWYNDHYYYYYYTYYTCHIANPNGLYKYGHVSTPNTGIIWQSWKNYYYSLKTITMKIRQIGPEDLERL, encoded by the exons ATGCTGCTGTTGCTGATGGTAGCGATGTCCTCGCTGGCCCACTCAGCTCATATCCTTAACATGTCCCAGCCGCTGGACTGTGAGGATGTGTACAAAATAAAGATCAACTCAAATCACAGTGCCCCTGTTCCCAGTGGAGTGTACACCATTTACCCTGCAGGGCCTAATAAACCCGTGAAGGTGTACTGTGATATGGGCTGTGCAGAAAGTGATGGCCATGATGATGAGAAATGGACT GTGATTCAGAGGAGAATCGATGGCAATGAGAGTTTCTACCGGCCATGGGACCAGTATAAGGAAGGATTTGGTAATGCCGCGGGTGAATACTGGCTAG GTCTGGAGAACATCTTCCTCATGACCAACACTGACAAGTACATGCTGAGAGTGGACATGGAGGATTTTGAGAAAGGCAGTGCCTACGCCCAGTACACTTTGTTCTACATCGACTCAGAGTCCAGCAAATACAGGCTGCACATCGGTGGCTACGTCAATGGAGGAGCAG GTGATTCCTTGTCCTATGTGAATGGGAGGTATTTTTCAACCTTTGACAAATCCTACTCAGGAAGCTGTCCGGAGACGTACAATGGAGGTTTCTGGTACAacgaccactactactactactactacacatATTATACGTGTCACATAGCCAACCCCAACGGCCTGTACAAGTACGGACATGTGAGCACACCAAACACGGGGATCATATGGCAGTCCTGGAAAAATTACTACTACTCTCTGAAGACCATCACAATGAAGATCAGGCAGATTGGTCCGGAAGATCTTGAACGTCTTTAA